One Fodinicurvata sp. EGI_FJ10296 genomic region harbors:
- a CDS encoding LysR family transcriptional regulator, with the protein MRREEAERFTRNLDWNLLRTFIAIVQEGGITAAANRLLLKQPTVSTALKRLEGHVGKRLIDRGGGRFSVTAAGDLLYREAVEVQGSIGRLAVVMRDVREEVSGHVTIGMASHVVFPILDRVLGEFSRAHPAVSYAVDVSTSGEVVRWLLEKHTSMGICLVHRRHPKLAYEPLFREHFGFFCGPSHRFFGRRDLELSDLEGEASVSFRTDALQDALRPVALLRAELRMDDTIRGTSSHLEEVRRMIVAGVGIGPLPIHVMARDVADGLLWRLPPYDDPPAIDIHLVWNPVTRLNRAEEGLLSLLRERAAAVPFEDRTYPPAIPRGGPAPDQGESDSSP; encoded by the coding sequence TTGAGACGCGAAGAAGCTGAAAGATTTACTCGTAACCTGGACTGGAATCTGCTGAGAACCTTCATCGCCATCGTTCAGGAGGGGGGAATCACCGCTGCCGCGAACCGGTTGCTCCTGAAGCAGCCGACCGTGTCGACCGCCCTCAAACGTCTAGAAGGGCATGTCGGAAAACGCTTGATCGATCGCGGCGGCGGCCGCTTCTCCGTGACCGCGGCCGGGGACCTTCTCTACCGCGAGGCCGTCGAAGTCCAGGGATCGATCGGCCGGCTCGCGGTGGTGATGCGCGATGTCCGCGAGGAAGTCAGCGGTCACGTCACGATCGGCATGGCCAGCCATGTCGTGTTTCCGATCCTGGACCGCGTTCTGGGCGAATTCAGCCGGGCGCATCCGGCTGTCAGCTATGCCGTCGACGTTTCCACCAGCGGCGAGGTTGTGCGCTGGTTGCTGGAGAAGCACACCTCGATGGGCATCTGTCTGGTTCATCGGCGGCATCCGAAACTGGCCTACGAGCCGTTGTTCCGGGAGCATTTCGGGTTCTTCTGCGGGCCGAGCCATCGGTTCTTCGGCCGGCGCGACCTGGAACTGTCGGACCTGGAAGGCGAGGCGTCGGTGTCGTTTCGCACCGACGCGTTGCAGGATGCGCTGCGCCCCGTGGCGCTGCTCCGCGCTGAGCTGCGGATGGACGACACGATCCGCGGAACCTCGTCGCATCTGGAGGAGGTTCGCCGCATGATCGTGGCCGGTGTCGGTATCGGGCCGCTGCCGATCCACGTCATGGCCCGCGATGTCGCGGATGGCCTGCTCTGGCGCTTGCCGCCGTATGACGATCCGCCGGCGATCGACATTCACCTGGTGTGGAATCCGGTGACGCGGCTGAACCGGGCCGAAGAGGGGCTGCTGTCCCTGCTTCGGGAACGTGCGGCCGCCGTGCCATTCGAGGATCGGACCTATCCGCCTGCCATCCCCCGCGGCGGACCGGCACCCGATCAGGGGGAGTCGGACTCCAGCCCATAG